In Streptomyces sp. NBC_00483, a single window of DNA contains:
- a CDS encoding LysR family transcriptional regulator: protein MIDPRLQALRVLRAEGTVTATAAVLHLSPPTVSQQLRQLSGELGLKLLEPVGRRVRLTPAALALVEHVEVMNAEWERANAVLDSHREGAAGLLRITGVASALATVIASAAQTLCAQFPDMACRLDEHPDEDRISLLLSHQVDIAIVIATFDVSSTGSGLVEHDVLIEEPQDLLVPDHHALAGRDTVRLPDTAQETWIQAGDPRDQHPVLLHAAAAAGFTPRVTHSAIDWTAVAALVAHGHGICLVPRQAPLPQGLPLRRVPLAGPTAPVRRLLACVRPGSRKQIAIARGLDALQDAALRHAP from the coding sequence ATGATCGATCCCCGGCTGCAGGCGTTGCGCGTTCTGCGGGCAGAAGGAACTGTCACCGCCACGGCGGCGGTCCTGCACCTCTCCCCGCCCACGGTCTCGCAGCAGTTGCGTCAGCTGTCCGGCGAACTCGGCCTGAAACTCCTGGAACCCGTGGGCCGACGGGTCCGACTGACGCCCGCCGCGCTCGCCCTGGTCGAGCACGTGGAGGTCATGAACGCAGAATGGGAACGGGCCAACGCCGTCCTGGACTCCCACCGTGAGGGGGCCGCCGGCCTTCTGCGGATCACCGGTGTGGCCAGCGCCCTGGCCACCGTGATCGCCTCCGCGGCACAGACACTCTGCGCGCAGTTCCCGGACATGGCCTGCCGACTCGACGAGCACCCCGACGAGGACCGCATCAGCCTGCTGCTCTCCCACCAAGTGGACATCGCCATAGTGATCGCCACCTTCGACGTGTCGTCCACGGGAAGTGGCCTCGTCGAACACGACGTGCTGATCGAAGAGCCCCAGGACCTGCTCGTACCCGACCACCATGCACTGGCCGGCCGTGACACCGTGCGTCTGCCGGATACTGCGCAGGAGACCTGGATCCAGGCCGGGGATCCCAGGGACCAACACCCGGTCCTCCTGCATGCCGCAGCCGCCGCGGGGTTCACACCGCGAGTGACACACAGCGCGATCGACTGGACTGCTGTGGCCGCCCTTGTCGCCCACGGCCACGGAATTTGTCTCGTCCCCCGACAGGCACCGCTCCCTCAGGGACTGCCCCTCCGACGCGTGCCCTTGGCAGGCCCGACGGCCCCCGTCCGTCGGCTCCTGGCCTGCGTCCGGCCCGGTAGCAGGAAACAGATCGCCATCGCGCGCGGCCTTGACGCGCTCCAGGACGCCGCCCTGAGGCATGCCCCGTAA
- a CDS encoding LysE family transporter, producing the protein MLDTAVAGALAGYGLAIPVGAVAVLMINLTARTSFRVGAAAAIGATTADALYAVTAVVGGAAVATVIQPFSEPLRWIAFLVLAVMAARIAVAGLRGQKGGAVQAPTEETAITPRRSFMTFLALTALNPWPALYFVALILGHQGLRNASWAEAVVYIVTVVAASASWQLLLAGGGAVFGRFITGPRGRKATAVVSSALIFGLGAHMALG; encoded by the coding sequence GTGTTGGATACAGCCGTCGCGGGAGCGCTGGCCGGATATGGCCTGGCGATCCCGGTGGGAGCCGTGGCCGTACTGATGATCAATCTGACGGCCCGGACCTCCTTCCGGGTCGGAGCCGCGGCAGCGATCGGAGCCACGACGGCGGATGCGCTCTACGCGGTGACCGCTGTCGTGGGAGGAGCGGCAGTGGCCACGGTGATCCAGCCGTTCTCCGAGCCCTTGCGGTGGATCGCCTTCCTCGTCCTGGCCGTGATGGCCGCCCGGATCGCCGTTGCCGGACTTCGAGGGCAGAAGGGCGGAGCGGTCCAGGCGCCGACAGAGGAGACGGCCATCACTCCACGGCGGTCGTTCATGACATTCCTGGCGCTCACTGCACTCAACCCGTGGCCTGCCCTCTACTTCGTCGCGCTCATCCTCGGGCACCAGGGCCTCCGGAACGCATCATGGGCGGAGGCTGTGGTCTACATCGTTACTGTCGTCGCCGCGTCCGCGAGCTGGCAGTTGCTGCTGGCCGGCGGAGGGGCCGTTTTCGGCCGCTTCATCACCGGCCCTCGCGGCAGAAAGGCGACCGCTGTGGTGTCCAGCGCTCTGATCTTTGGGCTCGGCGCCCACATGGCACTGGGATAA
- a CDS encoding TauD/TfdA dioxygenase family protein — MTSTAPAAATAPAASEVTVQKVGGRLGAVLSGVRLGGDLDEATVAAVRAAILEHKVVFFRDQDHLDAGSHEAFARLLGTPVAHPTVPSVDGRYALGIDNEHGGRANQWHTDVTFVPAYPAFSILRAEVVPPYGGNTLWSNTAAAYAELPEPLRVLADSLRGVHTNDYDYAAARPEAPSAALEQHRKVFTATKFQTEHPVVRVHPESGERTLILGNFLQKLTGFNARDSRALIGILQSHVERPENTVRWQWHAGDVAIWDNRATQHYGVDDSDAHTRTLRRVTIDGDVPVGVDGRRSTLLLPEAVPEPEYGIASGASTDGVFAQA; from the coding sequence ATGACGTCCACCGCACCCGCCGCAGCGACCGCGCCGGCCGCATCCGAAGTCACCGTTCAGAAGGTCGGCGGCCGGCTCGGCGCCGTGCTCTCCGGCGTCCGCCTCGGGGGAGACCTGGACGAGGCCACCGTGGCCGCGGTCCGGGCCGCCATCCTGGAACACAAGGTCGTCTTCTTCCGCGACCAGGACCACCTCGACGCCGGGAGCCACGAGGCCTTCGCCCGCCTCCTCGGCACCCCGGTCGCCCACCCCACCGTCCCGTCCGTCGACGGCCGCTACGCGCTCGGCATCGACAACGAGCACGGCGGGCGCGCCAACCAGTGGCACACCGACGTCACGTTCGTGCCCGCGTACCCCGCCTTCTCCATCCTGCGCGCCGAGGTCGTCCCGCCGTACGGCGGCAACACCCTGTGGTCCAACACCGCGGCCGCGTACGCCGAACTCCCGGAACCTTTGCGGGTGTTGGCCGACAGCCTGCGCGGCGTGCACACCAACGACTACGACTACGCGGCCGCCCGCCCGGAGGCCCCCTCCGCGGCGCTCGAACAGCACCGGAAGGTGTTCACGGCGACCAAGTTCCAGACCGAGCACCCGGTCGTGCGCGTGCACCCGGAGAGCGGCGAACGCACGTTGATCCTCGGCAACTTCCTGCAGAAGCTCACCGGCTTCAACGCCCGCGACTCGCGCGCGCTGATCGGCATCCTCCAGTCGCATGTCGAGCGCCCGGAGAACACGGTCCGCTGGCAGTGGCACGCCGGCGACGTCGCCATCTGGGACAACCGGGCCACCCAGCACTACGGCGTGGACGACTCCGACGCCCACACGCGCACCCTGCGCCGCGTCACCATCGACGGCGACGTCCCGGTCGGCGTGGACGGCCGCCGCTCGACGCTGCTGCTGCCCGAGGCGGTCCCGGAGCCCGAGTACGGCATCGCCTCCGGCGCCTCGACGGACGGGGTGTTCGCGCAGGCGTAG
- a CDS encoding class I SAM-dependent methyltransferase, translated as MTDTDRERLRDTFNQDAELYDRARPGYPPRMFDDLAELAGAGPGRRVLEIGCGTGKATVPLAERGCRVVGVELGAEMAAVARRKLPDTTVDVAAFEDWPLPPEPFDLVLAATSFHWIDPAVRIAKSADALRPGGTLATVSTHHVAGGTEDFFAEAQDCYLRFDPTTPPGLRLTPAADIPYDSQEAPNRNVEQGNAALPGADRFEPPVFRRYERELTYRTADYLDLLCTFSGTLALDPPARAGLLDCIGTLIDSRYDGRVTKRYLTELRLAVRR; from the coding sequence GTGACCGACACCGACCGTGAACGCCTGCGCGACACCTTCAACCAGGACGCCGAACTCTACGACCGCGCCCGCCCCGGCTACCCGCCCCGCATGTTCGACGACCTCGCCGAGCTCGCCGGGGCGGGGCCGGGGCGCCGCGTGCTGGAGATCGGGTGCGGCACGGGGAAGGCGACCGTGCCGCTCGCCGAGCGGGGCTGCCGGGTCGTCGGTGTGGAGCTGGGCGCGGAGATGGCGGCCGTCGCGCGCCGCAAGCTCCCCGACACGACCGTCGACGTGGCGGCCTTCGAGGACTGGCCGCTGCCGCCCGAGCCCTTCGACCTCGTCCTCGCCGCGACCTCCTTCCACTGGATCGACCCCGCCGTACGCATCGCCAAGAGCGCGGACGCGCTGCGCCCCGGCGGCACCCTCGCCACCGTCTCGACCCATCACGTCGCGGGCGGCACCGAGGACTTCTTCGCCGAGGCCCAGGACTGCTACCTGCGCTTCGACCCGACGACCCCGCCGGGCCTGCGCCTCACCCCGGCCGCCGACATCCCGTACGACAGCCAGGAGGCGCCGAATCGCAACGTCGAACAGGGCAACGCGGCGCTCCCTGGCGCCGACCGCTTCGAGCCGCCCGTCTTCCGCCGCTACGAACGCGAACTCACCTACCGCACCGCGGACTACCTCGACCTCTTGTGCACCTTCTCCGGCACGCTCGCCCTCGACCCGCCCGCCCGCGCCGGCCTGCTCGACTGCATCGGCACGCTCATCGATTCGCGCTACGACGGCCGGGTCACGAAGCGCTACCTGACGGAACTCCGCCTCGCCGTACGGCGGTAG
- a CDS encoding amino acid adenylation domain-containing protein, whose translation MTALISEPTEARDLVLPLTSAQYGMWFAQALDPLSPAQNTAEYLEIDGELDPELFAEALRRVVAEADALRVRVEDTADGPRQRVCSSVELPLTVREDLSENEALAWMRADLAEPCDLATGPLFGHALFRVGERRWLWYQRIHHLVIDGFGYSLLVGRTAAIYTALVRGEDPGPRAFETLADLLAVDAEYRASDAFAADRAHWGEAFADRPEAPRLAGRGALPSRTFHRRTARIAPETTERLKELAASTRATWPDVLIATQALYTSRGTGRSDVVLGLPMMGRMGSVALRVPGMVMNVLPLRLTVTPEATFTELVRQVVLGVRQVRRHQRYRYEDIRRDLGLLGESRGLVGPLVNVMPFDYGAEFAGAPARAHNLSAGPVDDLTVNIYDRADGRGLRIDHDGNPALYEDEDLAAHQNRFLDLLGRLAETDPGTPLATHTIATPAELSLVLDEFNRTERALPPTTLIGPIEAQATRTPDATALVYDGTVLTYAQLNARANQLARHLQALGAAPGRLVAVSVPRSAELIVTLLAVLKSGAAYLPLDPDYPEQRLTYMLQDAEPVCAVTDVADRLPGDAGTPLVVLEGLDLSAYATVAPGRALTPAHPAYVIYTSGSTGRPKGVVVPHSAIDNRLRWMQHEYRIGAADVVLQKTPSSFDVSVWEFFWPLREGATLVVAEPGGHKDPAYLARIIRQQAVTTCHFVPSMLQVFLAEPDTASCAGALRRVFCSGEALPRETANAFARALPGVALHNLYGPTEAAVDVTYHACEPSGTGPVPIGRPVWNTRLYVLDPAGQPCPPGVIGELHLAGRQLADGYLNRPELTDERFVPDPFSAYGGGRMYRTGDLARWTELGEVEYLGRTDHQVKLRGQRIELGEIEAELAALEGVDGSCALVLDDRLVGYVTGASLDPSELRTALSRTLPEHMVPSAIVPLDAFPLSPNGKLDRRELPAPVFEGSGTGRRPSTPREETLTRLFAEVLDAEGTGPDDAFFDLGGTSLLAVRLVNRVREELGAELTIGSLFASPTPAALAARIDDASPVSTDALGVVLPLRREGSRPPLFAIHPAGGISWCYAGLTARLDRDQPVHALQARGLTSDDPLPGTLWEQAAEYVDEIRRIRPHGPYRLIGWSVGGILAHTVAVLLQEAGEEVELLALLDAFPAEQWRERPAPEEGDALTAVLRMAGFERTDEETREDVLATLRKAGSPLAGLKDSTLSRIVDIVPNHARMMRAHAHRRYEGDVLFFTAAAPRPENWLTREAWRPHISGRITNHDLPCTHPELLKEEYVERIAEALALRLKELDA comes from the coding sequence GTGACCGCACTGATCAGCGAGCCCACCGAGGCCCGCGACCTCGTGCTGCCGCTCACCTCCGCCCAGTACGGCATGTGGTTCGCGCAGGCCCTCGACCCGCTCAGCCCCGCGCAGAACACCGCCGAGTACCTGGAGATCGACGGCGAACTCGACCCGGAGCTCTTCGCCGAGGCGCTGCGCCGGGTCGTCGCCGAGGCCGACGCGCTGCGCGTCCGCGTCGAGGACACCGCCGACGGACCCCGCCAACGGGTGTGCAGCAGCGTCGAGTTGCCGCTGACCGTGCGCGAGGACCTGAGCGAGAACGAGGCCCTGGCGTGGATGCGCGCCGACCTGGCCGAGCCCTGCGACCTGGCCACTGGTCCGCTGTTCGGGCACGCCCTGTTCCGCGTGGGGGAGCGGCGCTGGCTCTGGTACCAGCGCATCCACCACCTCGTCATCGACGGCTTCGGCTACTCCCTGCTCGTCGGCCGAACCGCCGCGATCTACACGGCACTTGTACGCGGCGAGGACCCCGGCCCACGCGCCTTCGAGACGCTCGCCGACCTGCTGGCCGTCGACGCCGAGTACCGCGCCTCCGACGCCTTCGCCGCCGACCGCGCGCACTGGGGCGAGGCCTTCGCCGACCGCCCGGAGGCACCCCGGCTCGCGGGGCGCGGCGCGCTGCCGTCCCGCACCTTCCACCGCCGTACGGCGCGGATCGCGCCGGAGACGACCGAGCGGCTGAAGGAACTCGCCGCGAGCACCCGTGCCACCTGGCCCGACGTCCTCATCGCCACGCAGGCCCTCTACACCTCCCGCGGCACGGGCCGCTCGGATGTCGTCCTCGGCCTGCCGATGATGGGCCGGATGGGCTCGGTCGCGCTGCGCGTCCCCGGCATGGTGATGAACGTGCTGCCGCTGCGGCTGACCGTCACCCCGGAGGCCACCTTCACGGAACTCGTCCGCCAAGTCGTCCTCGGCGTACGGCAGGTGCGCCGCCACCAGCGCTACCGCTACGAGGACATCCGCCGCGACCTCGGCCTGCTCGGCGAGAGCCGGGGCCTCGTCGGGCCGCTCGTCAACGTCATGCCGTTCGACTATGGCGCCGAGTTCGCGGGCGCCCCGGCCCGCGCCCACAACCTGTCGGCAGGACCCGTCGACGACCTCACGGTCAACATCTACGACCGTGCCGACGGCCGCGGTCTGCGCATCGACCACGACGGCAACCCGGCCCTCTACGAGGACGAGGACCTCGCCGCGCACCAGAACCGGTTCCTCGACCTCCTCGGCCGCCTCGCCGAGACCGACCCGGGGACCCCGCTAGCCACCCATACCATCGCCACGCCCGCCGAACTCTCCCTCGTCCTCGACGAGTTCAACCGCACCGAGCGGGCCCTGCCGCCCACCACCCTCATCGGCCCCATCGAGGCGCAGGCCACCCGCACCCCCGACGCGACCGCGCTCGTGTACGACGGGACGGTGCTCACGTACGCGCAACTCAACGCGCGGGCCAACCAGTTGGCACGTCACCTGCAAGCACTGGGGGCCGCTCCCGGCCGCCTCGTCGCGGTCTCCGTGCCGCGCTCGGCCGAGCTGATCGTGACGCTGCTCGCCGTCCTCAAGTCCGGCGCCGCGTATCTGCCGCTCGACCCGGACTATCCCGAGCAGCGCCTCACGTACATGCTCCAGGACGCCGAACCCGTCTGCGCCGTCACCGATGTCGCGGACCGTCTCCCGGGCGACGCGGGCACCCCGCTGGTCGTCCTCGAAGGGCTCGACCTCTCCGCGTACGCCACCGTCGCCCCCGGCCGCGCGCTCACCCCCGCCCACCCCGCGTACGTCATCTACACCTCGGGCTCGACCGGCCGGCCCAAGGGTGTCGTCGTCCCGCACTCCGCGATCGACAACCGGCTGCGCTGGATGCAGCACGAGTACCGCATCGGGGCGGCGGACGTCGTCCTTCAGAAGACACCGTCCTCGTTCGACGTGTCGGTGTGGGAGTTCTTCTGGCCGCTGCGCGAGGGCGCGACGCTCGTCGTCGCCGAGCCCGGCGGCCACAAGGACCCGGCGTATCTCGCCCGGATCATCCGCCAACAGGCGGTCACCACCTGCCACTTCGTGCCGTCGATGCTCCAGGTGTTCCTCGCGGAACCGGACACCGCCTCGTGCGCGGGCGCGCTGCGCCGCGTCTTCTGCAGCGGCGAGGCCCTGCCCCGAGAGACGGCGAACGCCTTCGCGCGGGCGCTCCCCGGCGTGGCACTGCACAACCTGTACGGCCCGACGGAGGCCGCCGTCGACGTCACGTACCACGCGTGCGAGCCGTCCGGTACGGGACCCGTGCCCATCGGCCGCCCGGTGTGGAACACCCGCCTGTACGTCCTCGACCCGGCCGGGCAGCCGTGCCCGCCCGGCGTGATCGGCGAACTGCACCTGGCGGGACGCCAGTTGGCGGACGGCTACCTGAATCGCCCCGAGCTGACGGATGAACGCTTCGTCCCCGACCCCTTCAGTGCCTATGGGGGTGGTCGCATGTACCGCACCGGCGACCTGGCCCGCTGGACCGAACTCGGCGAGGTCGAGTACCTCGGCCGCACCGACCACCAGGTCAAGCTGCGCGGGCAGCGCATCGAACTCGGCGAGATCGAGGCCGAGTTGGCGGCGCTGGAGGGCGTCGACGGTTCGTGTGCGCTGGTCCTCGACGACCGCCTCGTCGGTTACGTGACCGGGGCCTCGCTCGACCCCTCGGAGCTGCGCACCGCGCTCTCCCGGACCCTGCCCGAGCACATGGTGCCCTCCGCGATCGTGCCGCTCGACGCGTTCCCGCTCAGCCCCAACGGCAAGCTGGACCGCCGCGAACTCCCCGCGCCCGTGTTCGAGGGAAGCGGAACGGGCCGTCGCCCGTCGACCCCGCGCGAGGAGACGCTCACCCGCCTCTTCGCCGAGGTCCTCGACGCCGAAGGGACGGGCCCCGACGACGCCTTCTTCGACCTGGGCGGCACCTCGCTGCTCGCGGTGCGGCTCGTCAACCGGGTCCGCGAGGAACTGGGCGCGGAGCTGACCATCGGCTCGCTCTTCGCATCCCCCACACCGGCGGCGCTCGCGGCCCGCATCGACGACGCGTCACCGGTGTCCACGGACGCCCTCGGCGTCGTGCTGCCGCTGCGCCGCGAGGGCTCCCGCCCGCCGCTCTTCGCGATCCACCCGGCGGGCGGCATCTCCTGGTGCTACGCGGGCCTGACCGCACGCCTCGACCGGGACCAGCCCGTCCACGCGCTCCAGGCACGCGGCCTCACCTCGGACGATCCGCTGCCGGGCACCCTGTGGGAGCAGGCGGCGGAGTATGTGGACGAGATCCGCCGGATCCGCCCGCACGGCCCGTACCGGCTCATCGGCTGGTCGGTCGGCGGCATCCTCGCGCACACGGTCGCCGTGCTGCTCCAGGAGGCGGGCGAAGAGGTCGAACTCCTCGCGCTGCTCGACGCGTTCCCCGCCGAGCAGTGGCGCGAGCGGCCCGCTCCGGAAGAGGGCGACGCGCTCACCGCGGTCCTGCGGATGGCCGGCTTCGAGCGCACCGACGAGGAGACACGCGAGGACGTCCTGGCCACGCTGCGCAAGGCGGGCAGCCCTCTCGCGGGTCTCAAGGACAGCACGCTCTCGCGGATCGTCGACATCGTGCCCAACCACGCCCGCATGATGCGCGCGCACGCACACCGCCGCTACGAGGGCGACGTCCTCTTCTTCACGGCCGCCGCCCCCCGCCCCGAGAACTGGCTGACCCGCGAGGCCTGGCGCCCGCACATCTCGGGCCGGATCACCAACCACGACCTGCCGTGCACCCACCCGGAGCTGCTCAAGGAGGAGTACGTGGAACGGATCGCGGAGGCCTTGGCGCTCCGCTTGAAGGAGTTGGACGCCTGA
- a CDS encoding phosphopantetheine-binding protein, producing MTTLTVQKIREDVADCLGEDDPAEIPLDENLVDYGLDSVRVMTLLERWRRDHGAEASFVDLAEQPAIEAWVKVLGVAAS from the coding sequence ATGACCACGCTCACCGTTCAGAAGATCCGCGAGGACGTCGCCGACTGCCTGGGCGAGGACGACCCCGCCGAGATACCGCTCGACGAGAACCTCGTCGACTACGGGCTCGACTCCGTGCGCGTCATGACCCTGCTTGAGCGCTGGCGCAGGGACCACGGCGCCGAGGCCTCGTTCGTCGATCTCGCCGAGCAGCCGGCCATCGAGGCCTGGGTGAAGGTCCTGGGGGTGGCCGCCTCGTGA
- a CDS encoding isochorismatase family protein, translating to MALPAIAAYPLPTTEELPANRVPWTVDPARAVLLVHDLQHHFLAKYPQAEQPLTGMLDNTARLLKESRGLGIPVYYSAQRGGQTPEERGLQLDFWGPGVADDPAVLAMPENVAPEDGDTVLTKWKYSAFVRTQLEELMRESGRDQLVIVGVYAHIGVMISAADAWMRDIQAFVVADAVADFTREDHDMALRWAAGRCAVVTTTETFIEEVRAA from the coding sequence ATGGCCCTGCCCGCCATCGCCGCCTACCCGCTCCCGACCACCGAAGAGCTCCCCGCGAACCGTGTCCCCTGGACCGTCGACCCGGCCCGCGCCGTGCTGCTCGTGCACGACCTCCAGCACCACTTCCTCGCCAAGTACCCGCAGGCCGAACAGCCGTTGACCGGCATGCTCGACAACACCGCCCGGCTGCTCAAGGAGAGCCGCGGGCTTGGCATTCCCGTCTACTACTCCGCGCAACGTGGCGGCCAGACCCCCGAGGAACGTGGCCTACAGCTCGACTTCTGGGGGCCCGGCGTCGCCGACGACCCCGCCGTCCTCGCCATGCCCGAGAACGTGGCACCCGAGGACGGTGACACGGTCCTCACCAAGTGGAAGTACAGCGCGTTCGTCCGCACCCAACTCGAGGAGCTGATGCGGGAGTCGGGCCGCGACCAGCTGGTGATCGTCGGCGTGTACGCGCACATCGGCGTCATGATCAGCGCCGCCGACGCGTGGATGCGGGACATCCAGGCGTTCGTCGTCGCGGACGCCGTCGCCGACTTCACGCGCGAGGACCACGACATGGCGCTGCGCTGGGCCGCGGGCCGCTGCGCCGTCGTCACCACCACCGAGACGTTCATCGAGGAGGTACGGGCAGCATGA
- a CDS encoding (2,3-dihydroxybenzoyl)adenylate synthase — protein sequence MTANSLTPGLDAPTWPAEYAERYRAAGYWRGETFGGVLRERADSHPDRVALVDPAPSRRTWTYRQLDDCVDRLAAGFVARGIRKGDRVVVQLPNVGEFVEVVFALFRIGALPVYALPAHRESEIAYFCSFTEAVAYVIPERHAGFDHRALASRVRAETPTLKHVFVVGGDPGEHTSLSEVPTKPVELDGPAPHELAFLQLSGGTTGRPKLIPRTHDDYMYSLWGSNEICGVDADTRFLVVLPAAHNYPMSSPGWLGVLYAGGAVVLAPAPDPDTAFPLVASERITMTGLVPPLALVWTDSAAGTTHDLSTLELVLVGGAKYSEQAARRLEPALGCKLMQVFGMAEGLVNYTRLDDDPEAIVATQGLPISPDDEVRVVDDADQDVPDGGFGHLLTRGPYTIRGYWRAPEHNARSFTADGFYRTGDIVRRTPTGHLVVEGRAKDQINRGGEKIAPEEIENILLAHPAVHDVSVVGVPDEYLGERSLAYVILRADAAPLRSVAVKRFVRERGVAAYKVPDLVEFVDAFPQTGIGKISKKHQRSAAEQH from the coding sequence GTGACCGCCAACTCCCTGACCCCCGGTCTCGACGCGCCCACCTGGCCCGCCGAGTACGCCGAGCGTTATCGCGCCGCCGGGTACTGGCGCGGCGAGACCTTCGGCGGCGTGCTGCGCGAGCGTGCCGACTCGCATCCCGATCGCGTCGCCCTCGTCGACCCCGCGCCGTCCAGACGTACCTGGACCTATCGCCAACTCGACGATTGCGTCGATCGGTTGGCCGCCGGGTTCGTGGCGCGCGGCATACGCAAGGGCGACCGCGTCGTCGTCCAGCTGCCGAACGTCGGCGAGTTCGTCGAGGTCGTCTTCGCGCTGTTCCGTATCGGCGCGCTGCCCGTGTACGCGCTGCCCGCGCACCGCGAGAGCGAGATCGCGTACTTCTGCTCCTTCACCGAGGCCGTCGCCTACGTGATCCCCGAGCGGCACGCCGGGTTCGACCACCGGGCGCTGGCGAGCAGGGTCCGGGCCGAGACGCCGACGCTGAAGCACGTGTTCGTGGTCGGGGGCGACCCCGGCGAGCACACCTCGCTGTCCGAAGTTCCCACCAAGCCAGTGGAGTTGGATGGGCCCGCGCCGCATGAGCTCGCCTTTCTCCAGCTGTCCGGCGGCACCACCGGCCGGCCCAAGCTCATCCCGCGCACCCACGACGACTACATGTACTCGCTGTGGGGCTCGAACGAGATCTGCGGCGTCGACGCCGACACCCGCTTCCTCGTCGTGCTGCCGGCCGCCCACAACTACCCGATGAGCAGCCCCGGTTGGCTCGGTGTGCTGTACGCGGGCGGCGCCGTGGTGCTCGCGCCCGCGCCCGACCCGGACACCGCGTTCCCGCTCGTCGCGAGCGAGCGGATCACCATGACCGGGCTCGTCCCGCCGCTCGCCCTCGTCTGGACCGACTCCGCGGCCGGCACCACACACGACCTGTCGACCCTGGAACTCGTCCTGGTCGGCGGCGCCAAGTACAGCGAGCAGGCCGCTCGCCGCCTCGAACCCGCCCTCGGGTGCAAGCTCATGCAGGTCTTCGGCATGGCGGAAGGACTCGTCAACTACACGCGTCTGGACGACGATCCGGAGGCGATCGTCGCCACGCAGGGGCTGCCGATCTCCCCGGACGACGAGGTCCGCGTCGTCGACGACGCCGACCAGGACGTCCCCGACGGCGGTTTCGGGCATCTGCTCACCCGCGGCCCGTACACCATCCGCGGCTACTGGCGCGCCCCCGAGCACAACGCCCGCTCGTTCACCGCCGACGGCTTCTACCGCACCGGCGACATCGTGCGGCGCACCCCGACCGGGCACCTCGTCGTCGAGGGCCGGGCCAAGGACCAGATCAACCGGGGCGGCGAGAAGATCGCCCCGGAGGAGATCGAGAACATCCTCCTCGCCCACCCCGCCGTGCACGACGTGTCCGTCGTCGGCGTCCCCGACGAGTACCTCGGCGAACGCTCCCTCGCCTACGTCATCCTGCGCGCGGACGCCGCACCTCTGAGGTCCGTCGCCGTGAAGCGGTTCGTACGGGAGCGGGGCGTGGCCGCGTACAAGGTGCCCGACCTCGTCGAATTCGTCGACGCCTTCCCGCAGACCGGCATCGGCAAGATCAGCAAGAAGCACCAGCGGTCCGCCGCCGAGCAGCACTGA